In Hwangdonia lutea, a single window of DNA contains:
- a CDS encoding glycosyltransferase family 2 protein — protein MSNYLISVIVPCYNQAKYLDEALQSVLNQSFTDWECIIVNDGSTDTTEVVSNEWIKKDSRFKYIFQDNRGLSSARNLGVKKAESEFILPLDADDKIGENYLELAYQAFQENKEIKVVYCEAKKFGDSVELWKLPEFSLDNLSRTNVIFCSALFRKIDWETVGGFDVNMIHGWEDWEFWISLLKNGGLVKKIESVQFYYRVKEVSMLKAMDAQKTKETEEYLSVKHTDFFVKQLGSFNALLRETERVKKNYDEKLKSEKFVINMFLKKFFGFTIFKSNK, from the coding sequence ATGTCAAATTATTTAATATCTGTTATAGTACCTTGTTACAATCAAGCAAAATATCTTGATGAGGCGTTGCAATCTGTGTTAAATCAATCATTCACTGATTGGGAATGCATTATAGTTAATGATGGAAGTACAGATACTACTGAGGTTGTTTCAAATGAATGGATTAAAAAGGATTCAAGATTTAAATATATTTTTCAGGATAATAGAGGCTTAAGTAGTGCTAGAAACTTAGGTGTTAAAAAAGCTGAAAGTGAGTTTATCTTACCTCTAGATGCCGATGATAAAATTGGAGAAAATTATCTTGAGTTGGCATATCAAGCATTTCAAGAGAATAAGGAAATAAAAGTAGTTTATTGCGAAGCAAAAAAGTTTGGGGATTCTGTTGAATTATGGAAGCTCCCGGAGTTTTCATTGGATAACCTCAGTCGAACAAACGTAATTTTTTGTTCAGCTCTATTTAGAAAAATAGATTGGGAAACAGTAGGAGGTTTTGATGTTAATATGATTCATGGATGGGAAGATTGGGAGTTTTGGATTTCATTGTTAAAAAATGGAGGGTTAGTAAAAAAAATTGAATCTGTTCAGTTTTATTATAGAGTTAAAGAGGTTTCAATGCTTAAAGCAATGGATGCTCAAAAAACAAAAGAGACGGAAGAATATTTGAGCGTAAAACACACCGATTTTTTTGTTAAACAATTAGGCTCTTTTAATGCTTTACTGAGAGAAACAGAAAGAGTAAAGAAGAATTATGATGAAAAATTAAAAAGTGAAAAATTTGTAATTAATATGTTTTTAAAAAAGTTTTTTGGTTTTACAATTTTTAAAAGTAATAAGTGA
- a CDS encoding glycosyltransferase family 2 protein, whose protein sequence is MLFSILIANYNNGHFFNDCYQSIVNQTYQNFEVILVDDGSTDDSVSIIEQLISNDKRFKLFQNQENRGCGYTKRKCAQLAHGEILGFLDPDDTIEPNALEVMISAHKEFQNASIITSKFDLVDLQLNIIKKGSIGSKISDGKSYLTYGKGAFTAFASFKNSAYKKTEEIDPLMKRAVDQDLYYKIEEQGAHRFINESLYLYRINENSISNNNNTYKAEYWHFYAINKAYRRRKKQKLEIDNFSKKYMSKYRSNYYLSRFEKLKFSKKHHAKFYFLGKSFFANPFHKFEIKFKSLLLLIVGRI, encoded by the coding sequence ATGTTATTTTCTATTCTTATAGCAAATTACAATAATGGTCATTTTTTTAATGATTGTTATCAAAGTATAGTAAATCAAACATATCAAAATTTTGAAGTCATTTTGGTTGATGATGGTTCAACTGATGATTCTGTAAGTATTATTGAGCAATTAATTAGTAATGATAAACGTTTTAAGTTATTTCAAAATCAAGAAAATAGAGGCTGTGGGTATACAAAAAGAAAATGTGCACAATTAGCACATGGTGAAATACTTGGTTTTCTAGATCCAGATGATACTATTGAGCCAAATGCTTTAGAGGTAATGATTTCGGCTCATAAGGAATTTCAGAACGCATCTATAATTACCTCAAAGTTTGATCTTGTTGATTTACAACTTAATATTATTAAAAAAGGAAGCATTGGAAGTAAAATCTCTGATGGAAAATCGTATCTAACTTATGGAAAGGGAGCTTTTACAGCTTTTGCATCTTTTAAAAATTCTGCTTACAAAAAAACCGAAGAAATAGATCCTTTAATGAAAAGAGCTGTAGACCAGGATTTATACTATAAAATTGAAGAACAAGGAGCGCATCGATTTATAAATGAATCTTTGTATTTATATAGAATAAATGAAAATAGTATTTCCAATAATAATAATACTTATAAAGCTGAATACTGGCATTTTTACGCAATTAATAAAGCCTATCGGCGTAGAAAGAAACAGAAATTAGAAATTGATAATTTCTCAAAAAAGTACATGAGTAAATATCGTTCTAATTATTATTTAAGTCGATTCGAGAAATTAAAATTTTCTAAAAAACATCATGCAAAGTTTTATTTTTTAGGAAAATCTTTTTTTGCGAATCCATTTCATAAATTTGAAATTAAATTTAAAAGTTTACTATTACTAATAGTTGGTAGAATATAG
- a CDS encoding glycosyltransferase family 4 protein, with protein sequence MSSKKINIALFSPSKNPYSETFIHAHKKYLNGNIFYYYGTGYGLRLEHEQNKMPFHKRFILKIYTKLTSKSSTYIWKQKLLYSLKTNRVDVVLVEYGTHAHSLRKILKESCLPIVVHFHGYDASINTIVEDCGKYKEVFQLSKKVIVVSKKMEEMLLELGCPQNKLVYNVYGPQPEFLEIESRFSKKQLIAIGRFTDKKAPYYTLLAFKGVVSKHPDALLLFAGDGVLYNSVSNLIRYYDLENNVKLLGIISPEEYRAILKDSRAFVQHSITAANGDMEGTPLAVLEASAAGLPVISTYHAGIPDVVEHKTTGLLSEEHDIETMSMHMLQVLDDLNFAKKLGKSGKLNIMENFSLDRHINNLQNILEKVV encoded by the coding sequence ATGAGTTCAAAAAAAATCAATATAGCCCTATTTTCCCCAAGTAAAAATCCGTACTCTGAAACTTTTATTCATGCACATAAAAAATATTTAAATGGTAATATTTTTTATTATTACGGTACTGGTTATGGGCTCCGTTTAGAACATGAGCAAAATAAAATGCCTTTCCATAAAAGGTTTATACTTAAGATTTATACAAAATTAACAAGTAAGTCTTCAACTTATATCTGGAAACAGAAGTTATTATATAGTTTGAAAACTAATAGGGTAGATGTTGTTTTAGTAGAATATGGCACTCATGCGCATTCTTTAAGAAAAATTCTTAAAGAGTCTTGTTTGCCTATTGTAGTTCATTTTCATGGGTATGATGCTAGTATTAATACTATAGTTGAAGATTGTGGGAAATATAAAGAAGTTTTTCAATTATCTAAAAAAGTGATTGTAGTATCCAAAAAAATGGAGGAGATGTTATTAGAACTTGGTTGCCCTCAAAATAAGCTCGTATATAATGTTTATGGACCTCAGCCAGAGTTTTTAGAAATAGAATCTAGGTTTTCAAAAAAACAATTAATAGCAATAGGAAGATTTACAGATAAAAAGGCACCTTACTATACACTATTAGCCTTTAAAGGGGTTGTTTCAAAGCACCCAGACGCACTATTGTTGTTTGCAGGTGATGGTGTGTTATATAATAGTGTTTCAAATCTTATAAGATATTATGATTTAGAGAATAACGTAAAGCTTTTGGGAATAATTAGTCCAGAAGAATATAGAGCTATACTTAAAGATTCTAGAGCTTTTGTACAGCATTCAATTACTGCTGCTAATGGTGATATGGAAGGAACACCTTTAGCAGTTTTAGAAGCAAGTGCAGCAGGTTTGCCAGTTATTTCAACATATCATGCTGGAATTCCTGATGTTGTTGAGCACAAAACTACAGGACTACTTAGTGAAGAACACGATATAGAAACTATGAGTATGCATATGTTGCAAGTTTTAGATGATTTAAATTTCGCAAAAAAACTTGGGAAGTCAGGAAAGTTAAATATTATGGAAAATTTTAGTTTAGATAGGCATATTAATAACTTGCAAAATATTTTAGAAAAAGTTGTTTAA
- a CDS encoding class I SAM-dependent methyltransferase, which produces MKYFTDIPFSNENIDRYIIRKAILSALNSSLSNFKGNLLDIGCGKMPYKKYILENSKVKNYVGLDIENALTYDMAIKPDITWNGTRMPFENDSFNCAFGTEVLEHCPEPEIVLKEVFRILKPEGIFFFTVPFLWNLHEVPNDEYRYTPFSLERHLKNSGFSNIEIKATGGWHASMAQMLGLWVRRSAMSSRKRKVFSIILKPVMKYLIKKDNLEAVRFKEGQMITGLYGIAKK; this is translated from the coding sequence ATGAAATATTTCACAGACATACCATTTTCGAATGAAAATATTGACCGTTACATTATTAGAAAGGCTATTTTATCTGCACTAAATTCTAGTCTTTCAAATTTTAAAGGGAATCTTTTGGACATAGGTTGTGGAAAAATGCCATATAAAAAGTACATTCTAGAAAACTCAAAAGTTAAAAATTATGTTGGATTGGATATAGAAAATGCGCTAACGTATGATATGGCTATAAAACCCGATATCACATGGAATGGAACACGTATGCCCTTTGAAAATGATAGTTTTAATTGTGCTTTTGGAACAGAGGTTTTAGAGCATTGCCCTGAACCAGAAATAGTACTAAAAGAAGTGTTTAGAATATTAAAGCCAGAGGGAATATTCTTTTTTACTGTTCCTTTTTTGTGGAATTTACATGAGGTGCCTAATGATGAGTACCGTTATACCCCATTTTCACTAGAGCGTCATTTAAAAAATTCAGGTTTTTCAAATATCGAAATAAAAGCTACAGGAGGATGGCATGCCTCAATGGCTCAAATGCTTGGCTTATGGGTTCGACGAAGTGCTATGTCTTCTCGCAAAAGAAAGGTTTTTTCTATAATACTCAAGCCTGTAATGAAGTATCTTATAAAAAAAGACAACCTAGAGGCAGTTAGGTTCAAAGAAGGACAAATGATAACAGGTTTATATGGTATAGCTAAAAAATGA
- a CDS encoding class I SAM-dependent methyltransferase has protein sequence MNLIVPLSPLTNSSNVIKHCSFSVTRICNDYSKMGINVERFFKSDLVDLYECVDSGYRFYYPFSCIGDAAFYVDLSLNRTNYYSVRWEHGVALKYLKSNDSVLEIGSGFGAFLNRIKLENIKGKGLELNPFAVKQCIQNGLNVKERLINDEVSINANSYSIVCCFQVLEHITDVNSFIASSIKLLKENGKLIIGVPNNNPYLFVNDKYHTLNLPPHHAGLWNKKALKYLEQIFPIMLVSLEFEPLNVAYTDFLNVQLKNANFLTRFVIRISHQVMPNILKKILCKYVKGRNILAVFEKVE, from the coding sequence ATGAATTTAATTGTACCATTAAGTCCTTTAACAAATAGCAGTAATGTTATAAAGCATTGCAGTTTTTCAGTTACTCGCATTTGTAACGATTATTCCAAAATGGGTATTAATGTTGAAAGATTTTTTAAATCAGATTTGGTTGATCTTTATGAGTGCGTAGATTCGGGATATCGTTTTTATTACCCTTTTTCCTGTATAGGAGATGCAGCGTTTTATGTAGATTTGTCATTAAACAGAACGAATTATTATTCTGTGCGTTGGGAGCATGGGGTTGCTCTGAAATATTTGAAATCTAACGATTCAGTTTTAGAAATAGGTTCCGGTTTTGGTGCATTTTTAAACCGTATTAAATTAGAGAATATTAAAGGCAAAGGATTGGAGTTAAACCCATTCGCGGTTAAACAGTGTATACAAAATGGATTGAATGTTAAGGAAAGATTAATTAACGATGAAGTTTCAATAAATGCAAATTCATATTCCATAGTCTGTTGTTTTCAAGTTTTAGAACATATTACTGATGTAAATAGCTTTATCGCATCATCAATAAAACTATTAAAAGAAAATGGTAAATTAATTATTGGAGTACCAAATAATAACCCATACTTGTTTGTTAATGATAAATACCACACATTAAATTTGCCTCCACATCATGCAGGATTATGGAATAAGAAAGCATTAAAATACTTAGAACAAATTTTTCCTATAATGTTAGTTTCTCTAGAGTTTGAGCCATTGAATGTTGCTTATACGGATTTTTTGAATGTTCAATTAAAAAACGCTAATTTTTTAACTAGATTCGTAATACGAATTAGTCATCAAGTAATGCCTAATATATTAAAAAAGATTCTTTGTAAATATGTTAAAGGCCGAAATATTCTTGCAGTATTTGAAAAAGTAGAATAA
- a CDS encoding TylF/MycF/NovP-related O-methyltransferase yields the protein MDSKKNLILMLKSKIKNIFRKPQSSKTEINPNKELDYSDFENKIVDITAEFTMTSSERIVSLIRALNYVVNNNINGAIVECGVWKGGSIMAVLHTMNNLKNIRDIYLYDTFEGMTEPKDIDLSVKGDSAKEIYQDSNGNWCFSSLEEVKKNVFSINYPIEKLHFIKGKVEETIPDSNTPDKIAVLRLDTDWYESTKHEMIHLFPNIVKGGIIIIDDYGHWSGCKKAVDEYLKENNIKLFLSRVDYTCRIGVKM from the coding sequence ATGGACAGCAAAAAAAATTTAATATTAATGCTCAAATCGAAAATAAAAAATATTTTTAGAAAACCACAGAGTTCAAAAACAGAAATTAATCCCAACAAAGAACTTGATTATTCTGATTTTGAAAATAAAATAGTTGATATTACTGCTGAGTTTACAATGACGAGTTCAGAGCGTATAGTGTCTCTTATTAGAGCTTTAAATTACGTAGTGAATAACAATATTAATGGAGCTATAGTTGAATGTGGAGTTTGGAAAGGTGGAAGTATCATGGCTGTTCTTCACACCATGAATAACTTAAAGAATATTAGAGATATATATTTGTATGATACGTTTGAGGGTATGACTGAGCCAAAAGATATCGATTTATCAGTTAAAGGAGATTCAGCTAAAGAGATTTATCAAGATAGTAATGGTAATTGGTGCTTTTCATCGTTGGAGGAAGTTAAAAAGAATGTTTTTTCAATTAATTACCCAATAGAAAAACTTCATTTTATAAAAGGAAAAGTTGAGGAGACTATTCCTGATTCCAATACTCCGGATAAAATTGCTGTACTCAGATTGGATACTGATTGGTATGAATCTACAAAACATGAGATGATTCATTTGTTTCCTAATATTGTTAAGGGAGGTATTATTATTATTGATGATTATGGACACTGGTCGGGATGTAAGAAAGCTGTTGATGAGTATTTGAAAGAAAATAATATAAAACTTTTTTTAAGTCGAGTGGATTATACTTGTCGTATAGGAGTAAAGATGTAG
- a CDS encoding ABC transporter ATP-binding protein, with amino-acid sequence MSDIILKAENISKQYRLGLVGTGTISHDLNRWWHKVRGKDDPFLKIGETNDRSIKGESDYVWALKDINFEVKQGEVLGIIGKNGAGKSTLLKILSRVTSPTTGEIKTKGRIASLLEVGTGFHPEMTGRENIYLNGAILGMTKAEIRSKIDEIIDFSGCQRYIDTPVKRYSSGMTVRLAFAVAAFLEPDILVIDEVLAVGDAEFQKKAIGKMQDISKGEGRTVLFVSHDMNAISLLTDRVIVLNNGSIFYTGNTKLAIKEYLKGTSDEFEYCNKNIIITPIITFIKVHTSLPGNTHEFGKALKINFKINLPEKLENLALSFQIIDELQIPITHLWQIDSEENIVRDKGDYLFSCLLSKSRLYVGNYSLRVYLSNSKTKEKYDYIDSTCNFKIEMVENNRNDYSWERGTCKYIEDSEWTAKKI; translated from the coding sequence ATGAGTGATATTATATTAAAAGCTGAAAATATAAGCAAACAATACCGATTGGGTTTAGTTGGTACAGGAACCATTAGTCACGATTTAAACCGTTGGTGGCACAAGGTACGTGGAAAAGATGATCCCTTTTTAAAAATTGGCGAAACTAATGATAGGAGTATAAAAGGTGAAAGTGACTATGTTTGGGCTTTAAAGGATATTAATTTTGAGGTCAAACAAGGCGAAGTACTTGGTATTATTGGAAAAAATGGTGCAGGAAAGTCCACGCTGTTAAAAATATTGTCTAGAGTTACAAGTCCAACCACTGGAGAGATTAAGACTAAAGGACGCATCGCCTCATTATTAGAAGTAGGTACTGGTTTTCACCCAGAAATGACTGGACGAGAAAACATTTATCTAAATGGTGCTATATTAGGAATGACTAAGGCAGAAATTCGTTCTAAAATTGATGAAATTATAGATTTTTCTGGATGTCAACGTTATATTGATACACCTGTAAAAAGATATTCCAGTGGTATGACGGTGCGCTTAGCATTTGCCGTAGCGGCTTTTTTAGAACCTGATATTTTGGTAATAGATGAGGTTTTGGCAGTTGGAGACGCAGAATTCCAGAAAAAGGCTATTGGTAAAATGCAAGATATTAGCAAAGGAGAGGGACGAACTGTGTTGTTTGTAAGTCATGATATGAATGCAATATCGCTATTAACGGATCGTGTTATAGTACTAAATAATGGAAGTATCTTTTATACAGGAAACACAAAATTAGCAATTAAAGAATATTTAAAAGGTACAAGCGATGAATTTGAATATTGTAATAAAAATATAATCATTACGCCAATAATTACATTTATTAAAGTACATACAAGTTTACCTGGTAATACTCATGAGTTTGGTAAAGCATTAAAAATTAACTTTAAAATTAACTTACCAGAGAAATTAGAAAATCTAGCTTTATCATTTCAAATTATAGATGAACTTCAAATACCTATTACTCATTTGTGGCAAATAGATTCTGAAGAAAATATAGTAAGAGATAAAGGCGATTATTTATTTAGTTGCTTACTAAGCAAATCAAGGCTCTACGTGGGGAATTATTCTTTAAGAGTTTATCTTTCTAATTCAAAAACTAAAGAAAAATACGATTATATAGATTCCACATGTAATTTCAAAATTGAAATGGTTGAGAATAATCGAAATGATTATTCATGGGAACGTGGAACTTGTAAATATATTGAGGATTCAGAATGGACAGCAAAAAAAATTTAA
- a CDS encoding ABC transporter permease — MNTTKDDNWLYTISSKHKLIDLNFKEIWRYRDLLLLFVKRDIVTVYKQTILGPLWYVIQPLFTSVIFTLIFNNLGQIQTGSVPPFLFNLAGITAWNYFKLCLTGTSNTFSSNAGIFGKVYFPRVIVPLSVVISNLLKFGIQLCIFFCFYAYYAFQGSLVSINSEIILFPIYVLMMALLGLGLGMIISSFTTKYKDLTVLVGFGVQLLMYVSAVPYPVSEAKLKFPDWVVPFVEYNPLTQIIEGFRYILLNTGSFSLTGFLYTLIISFIVFIFGLIIFNKTEKSFIDTV; from the coding sequence TTGAATACTACCAAAGACGATAATTGGTTATATACAATATCTTCAAAACACAAATTAATAGATCTTAACTTCAAGGAAATTTGGAGATATCGCGATTTGTTATTGTTGTTTGTTAAAAGAGATATTGTAACAGTATATAAGCAAACCATCTTAGGACCCTTATGGTATGTTATTCAACCCTTGTTTACCTCAGTCATATTTACGCTTATTTTTAATAATCTAGGTCAGATTCAAACAGGAAGTGTCCCACCGTTTTTATTCAATTTAGCAGGCATTACGGCATGGAATTATTTTAAACTGTGCTTAACAGGTACTTCAAATACCTTTTCTTCAAATGCTGGAATTTTTGGTAAGGTATATTTTCCTCGGGTTATAGTACCGTTGTCAGTTGTAATTTCCAATTTATTGAAGTTTGGAATACAATTATGCATTTTTTTTTGTTTCTATGCTTATTATGCCTTTCAAGGTAGTTTGGTAAGTATTAATAGTGAAATAATACTTTTCCCAATTTATGTTTTAATGATGGCCTTATTAGGCTTAGGTTTAGGAATGATAATTTCTTCTTTCACAACCAAATATAAAGATTTAACAGTATTGGTCGGTTTTGGAGTACAGTTATTAATGTATGTTTCTGCAGTGCCTTATCCAGTATCTGAAGCCAAATTAAAATTTCCTGATTGGGTCGTTCCTTTTGTAGAATATAATCCTTTAACTCAAATTATTGAAGGATTTCGATATATATTGTTAAATACAGGAAGCTTCAGTTTGACAGGTTTTTTATATACTTTGATTATTAGTTTTATCGTTTTCATATTTGGATTGATTATTTTTAATAAAACGGAAAAAAGCTTTATAGATACGGTTTAA
- a CDS encoding GumC family protein, with amino-acid sequence MAYDDIEDIDYNEQKSLNFDLRGFLFKLLKFWKLFVLAIAIGLFVAYSVNDRKQNIYRLSSLISLENDQNPFFTANTSISFNWGGVSGKVGKTIIALKTRNHNELVVDSLQFYIQYLKEGKYRKEDIYKKAPFYIDIDKNKGQLLGKPIGIKFLSNTQYELFVNFENDRATTQKYSDKSVQSAAVQKGKFSKVFEVGELVDLAFAKFTLNLKDDVSIVPDSEYFIQFLNFDGVVNGYKGKLSVTPYSKTSSSILTLALAGHNKHKIVDYLNATTAILSATDLERKNQYATNTIKFIDSSLSIVNTELKAITDTMNAFRKQTKMFNVDEELLQISEKISELEAREEENQSKLQYLDILSDYLKTKTDYTKIAAPTSVGIEEMNIANSVSKITALAIQRQELEQLVQEGSSSLQELDGSIDAEKNVLLETIASTKKTINIQLNRVRRTKANLENRLNDLPEDQQQYLKIQRNLNISQEAYNVYMAKRSEAAIVKAANISDISIIEAAKDTGGGLIGPNKSLNYMMALLVGFFGPFALVFILFLLDNTIHGADEVKRLSKIPILGLVGKFEHDNSLVVHEKPKSAVAESFRAIRSSLQFFYKKTDKKGGRTIMLTSSVSGEGKTFCSINIASAYALSGKKTILLGLDLRKPKIFGDFNMDNNSGIVNYFIGDKNLEEVTFKSHIENLDVITSGPIPPNPSELLMSNAMSELIEELRKTYDMIVLDSPPLGLVTDALELSQFADATLFVVRLNYTKKGMLELVNAKHKTGELKNVSYVLNFYKHNKGHGYGYGYGYGYSYGYGAYGNAYHENGKKETLVDKVKSWFKIR; translated from the coding sequence ATGGCTTACGACGATATAGAAGATATAGATTATAACGAGCAAAAAAGTCTTAATTTCGACTTAAGAGGCTTCCTTTTTAAGTTGTTGAAATTCTGGAAATTATTTGTATTAGCTATTGCCATAGGCTTGTTTGTAGCGTATTCTGTTAATGATAGAAAACAGAATATTTATAGGCTGAGTTCTTTAATATCGTTGGAGAACGACCAAAATCCGTTTTTTACCGCAAACACCAGTATTTCATTCAATTGGGGCGGTGTTTCAGGTAAAGTGGGCAAAACCATTATAGCATTAAAAACCCGAAACCATAACGAGCTTGTTGTCGATTCATTACAATTTTACATTCAATATTTAAAAGAAGGGAAATACCGAAAAGAAGATATTTACAAAAAAGCACCGTTTTATATTGACATAGACAAAAATAAAGGGCAATTACTCGGGAAACCCATAGGCATAAAATTTCTTAGCAATACGCAATACGAGCTTTTTGTGAATTTTGAAAATGACAGGGCTACAACTCAAAAATATAGCGATAAATCGGTGCAAAGTGCTGCCGTACAAAAAGGCAAGTTTTCCAAAGTTTTTGAAGTTGGAGAACTTGTAGATTTGGCATTTGCAAAGTTTACTTTAAACTTAAAAGACGACGTATCTATTGTACCAGACTCAGAATATTTTATACAGTTTTTAAATTTTGATGGGGTAGTAAACGGTTACAAAGGAAAGCTTTCCGTAACACCTTATAGCAAAACATCTTCTTCCATTTTAACATTGGCATTAGCAGGACATAACAAGCATAAAATTGTTGATTATTTGAATGCCACAACAGCCATTTTAAGTGCCACGGATTTAGAGCGGAAAAACCAATATGCCACAAACACCATTAAATTTATAGATAGTAGTTTAAGTATTGTTAACACAGAATTAAAGGCTATTACGGACACGATGAATGCTTTTAGAAAGCAAACCAAAATGTTTAATGTAGATGAAGAGCTTTTACAAATTTCTGAAAAAATAAGTGAACTGGAAGCTCGCGAGGAAGAAAACCAATCTAAATTACAGTATTTGGATATTCTGTCAGATTATTTAAAAACCAAAACCGATTACACTAAAATTGCCGCGCCCACTTCTGTTGGGATTGAGGAAATGAACATTGCGAATAGCGTGAGTAAAATCACGGCATTAGCCATACAACGCCAGGAATTGGAACAATTGGTGCAAGAAGGGTCTTCATCCTTACAAGAATTGGACGGAAGCATTGATGCCGAAAAAAACGTATTGTTGGAAACCATTGCTTCAACAAAAAAAACAATAAATATTCAGTTAAACCGTGTAAGGCGAACAAAAGCAAATTTAGAAAACAGATTAAATGATTTGCCCGAAGACCAACAGCAGTATTTAAAAATACAGCGTAACTTAAATATAAGTCAGGAAGCCTATAATGTGTATATGGCCAAACGAAGCGAAGCTGCTATCGTTAAGGCTGCTAATATTTCGGATATTTCAATAATTGAAGCTGCCAAGGATACAGGAGGTGGTTTGATAGGCCCCAATAAGAGCCTGAATTATATGATGGCCTTATTAGTTGGTTTCTTTGGGCCTTTTGCACTTGTTTTTATATTGTTTTTGTTGGATAATACGATTCATGGTGCCGATGAAGTAAAACGTCTTTCAAAAATACCTATACTTGGTTTGGTGGGCAAATTCGAGCACGATAACAGCTTAGTGGTTCATGAAAAACCAAAATCGGCGGTAGCTGAATCCTTTAGAGCCATTCGTTCGAGCTTACAGTTTTTCTATAAAAAAACCGATAAAAAGGGCGGGCGTACCATTATGCTAACCTCTTCGGTGAGTGGCGAAGGCAAAACATTTTGTTCTATTAATATTGCCAGTGCCTATGCCTTATCGGGTAAAAAAACGATTCTTTTGGGATTGGATTTAAGAAAGCCTAAAATTTTTGGTGATTTTAATATGGATAATAATTCCGGAATTGTCAACTATTTTATAGGAGATAAAAATTTGGAAGAAGTCACGTTTAAAAGCCATATTGAGAATCTGGATGTGATTACTTCGGGGCCCATTCCGCCAAATCCATCAGAATTATTAATGAGCAATGCCATGAGCGAGCTTATTGAAGAATTAAGAAAAACTTACGATATGATTGTGCTCGATTCACCACCATTAGGATTGGTTACCGATGCTTTGGAATTATCGCAATTTGCAGATGCAACATTGTTTGTAGTTAGATTGAATTACACTAAAAAAGGTATGCTAGAGCTTGTAAATGCGAAGCATAAAACAGGAGAATTGAAAAATGTAAGTTATGTGTTGAATTTCTATAAACATAATAAAGGCCATGGATACGGTTACGGTTATGGCTACGGTTATAGCTATGGTTACGGTGCTTATGGCAACGCATATCATGAAAACGGTAAAAAAGAAACTTTAGTTGATAAAGTTAAAAGTTGGTTTAAAATACGTTAG
- a CDS encoding polysaccharide biosynthesis/export family protein — translation MTRFFLIALLTIASVSVSCVPYKDTLYLQNKNSATDSTQIIVEKQKPYRVQINDILNIRIKAAKQETVQIFNPIGEGDLNASSEERAYFDGFTVDLHGNILMPKLGKINVLGFTTDEIKQIIENKLLETEYKAANDIFVTVKLTGLQYTVTGEVGSTGTKTIFKERVNIFEALANSGDIPDTGDKKDVLIIRQFPQGQKIFHLDLTDANVMNSPYYYIQPNDMIYVKPLKQKSWGTGTNAIQNIGAIATVLSLITTTILLLDRI, via the coding sequence ATGACGAGATTTTTTTTAATAGCCTTACTAACCATTGCTTCTGTATCAGTGTCTTGCGTTCCGTACAAGGACACGCTTTACCTTCAAAATAAAAATTCGGCAACCGATTCAACCCAAATTATTGTTGAAAAACAAAAGCCATACCGCGTGCAAATCAACGATATTTTAAATATTAGAATTAAGGCGGCAAAGCAAGAAACCGTTCAGATTTTCAACCCCATTGGAGAGGGCGATTTGAATGCCAGTAGCGAAGAGCGAGCTTATTTTGATGGGTTTACGGTTGATTTACACGGTAATATTTTGATGCCTAAATTGGGTAAAATAAATGTGTTGGGTTTTACTACGGATGAAATAAAGCAAATTATTGAAAACAAATTATTGGAAACCGAATATAAAGCCGCCAACGATATTTTTGTAACCGTAAAACTAACCGGATTACAATACACCGTTACAGGTGAAGTAGGTAGTACGGGCACCAAAACGATTTTTAAGGAACGTGTTAATATTTTTGAAGCACTGGCGAATTCTGGCGATATACCGGATACGGGCGATAAAAAAGATGTGCTGATTATTAGGCAATTTCCGCAAGGACAGAAAATATTCCATCTGGATTTAACCGATGCCAATGTGATGAATTCGCCTTACTATTATATCCAGCCCAATGACATGATTTATGTGAAACCCCTAAAACAAAAATCTTGGGGAACGGGCACCAATGCCATTCAAAATATAGGGGCTATTGCTACCGTTTTATCATTAATTACAACAACTATTTTACTGTTAGATAGGATATAA